One stretch of Rhea pennata isolate bPtePen1 chromosome 23, bPtePen1.pri, whole genome shotgun sequence DNA includes these proteins:
- the GJA9 gene encoding gap junction alpha-9 protein, whose amino-acid sequence MGDWNFLGGILEEVHIHSTIIGKIWLTILFIFRMLVLGVATEDVWNDEQSEFICNTEQPGCRNVCYDEAFPISLIRYWVLQVIFVSSPSLVYMGHALYRLRALEKERQKKKAQVRVELESTELEMTENRKRLERELRQLDQRKLNKAPLRGSLLCTYVIHIFTRSAMEVGFMIGQYLLYGFQLDPLYKCQRDPCPNIVDCFVSRPTEKTVFILFMQSIATVSLLLNILEIIHLGFRKIKMGLCGQGKNKDDLDDFYVNKSKKYSAIPHSSLGVSVTPQKTLPSALSGYTFLMEKQTDATVYPVLSTPAVFQSIQNNRAESSNSCTHHNQENKLPEQRPATNALDNQIQNTSTNNNEGLIRELVTEGNESQKEAEKKHFPVCTQSADATSSVCLGSFAEMLSQASPQCDSFPINSWRRQHGVSTSWNCSTVVESARSSTNSLQNGHRRPSSFSTSKSHTSSKNDPKPLSRADTPDAGGEESFKSKHSRSCGSALPFPLPRRISLTSTASSRRAPTDLQI is encoded by the coding sequence ATGGGAGACTGGAATTTCCTTGGAGGCATTTTAGAGGAGGTCCACATTCATTCTACTATTATTGGAAAGATTTGGCTAACTATCCTCTTCATATTTCGAATGCTTGTCCTTGGGGTGGCCACTGAAGATGTCTGGAATGATGAACAATCAGAATTTATATGTAATACTGAGCAACCTGGTTGCAGAAATGTGTGCTATGATGAGGCCTTTCCAATCTCTCTAATAAGATACTGGGTCTTGCAAGTTATATTTGTGTCTTCCCCTTCTTTGGTGTATATGGGTCACGCCTTATACCGACTAAGAGCCTTAGAaaaagagaggcaaaaaaagaaagctcaggTCAGGGTGGAACTTGAAAGCACTGAATTAGAAATGACCGAAAATCGAAAAAGGCTGGAGAGAGAACTCCGGCAGCTGGATCAAAGAAAGCTAAACAAAGCACCCTTGAGAggctccctgctctgcactTATGTAATACATATTTTCACTAGATCTGCAATGGAAGTTGGTTTTATGATTGGGCAATATCTTCTATACGGTTTTCAGCTTGATCCCCTTTATAAATGTCAGAGAGATCCATGTCCAAACATAGTTGACTGCTTTGTATCAAGACCAACAGAAAAGACAGTGTTTATATTATTTATGCAATCAATAGCAACTGTGTCGTTGCTCTTAAACATCTTAGAAATTATCCACCTAGgattcagaaaaattaaaatgggaCTCTGTGGACAGGGAAAAAACAAGGATGACCTTGATGATTTCTATGTAAATAAATCTAAGAAATACTCTGCAATACCACACTCTTCTTTGGGAGTATCTGTGACTCCACAAAAAACTCTTCCTTCTGCACTTAGTGGTTATacctttttaatggaaaagcaaaCTGATGCCACTGTCTACCCTGTTCTAAGCActcctgctgtgtttcagtctaTTCAGAATAACCGTGCTGAAAGTAGCAACAGCTGCACCCATCACAACCAGGAAAATAAactgccagagcagaggccagCTACAAATGCTTTAGACAATCAGATTCAAAATACTAGCACCAATAATAATGAAGGCTTAATTAGGGAGCTAGTTACCGAAGGAAACGAATCtcaaaaagaagctgaaaagaaacatttccctGTTTGTACTCAGAGTGCAGATGCTACTTCAAGTGTGTGTTTGGGAAGCTTTGCTGAAATGCTTTCTCAGGCTTCACCGCAATGTGATAGCTTTCCTATTAACAGCTGGAGAAGACAACATGGAGTCAGCACCTCCTGGAACTGCTCTACAGTGGTTGAGAGTGCCAGGTCCTCGACCAATTCTCTCCAGAATGGCCACAGAAGACCAAGCAGCTTCAGCACAAGCAAAAGCCACACTTCCTCCAAAAATGACCCAAAACCCCTCAGCAGAGCAGACACCCCTGACGCTGGTGGGGAGGAGAGCTTCAAATCCAAACACAGTAGGAGCTGCGGCAGTGCTCTGCCATTCCCTCTCCCCAGGCGAATATCATTGACAagcactgccagcagcaggcGTGCCCCCACTGATCTTCAAATTTAG
- the MYCBP gene encoding C-Myc-binding protein isoform X2 codes for MAHYKAADSKREQFRRYLEKSGVLDTLTKVLVALYEEPEKPNSALDFLKHHLGASAPENPEIEALRLEVAEMKEKYEAVLEENKNLKTGSV; via the exons ATGGCGCACTACAAG GCCGCGGACTCCAAGCGGGAGCAATTTCGTCGGTACCTGGAGAAGTCGGGGGTGCTGGACACGCTCACCAAGG tGTTGGTAGCCTTATATGAAGAGCCAGAGAAACCAAATAGTGCACTGGA CTTTCTGAAGCATCATCTAGGAGCTTCAGCTCCTGAAAATCCAGAAATAGAGGCACTTCGCTTGGAAGTggcagagatgaaagaaaaatatgaagctgtattggaagagaataaaaatctcaaaa CTGGCTCAGTATGA
- the MYCBP gene encoding C-Myc-binding protein isoform X1 produces the protein MAHYKAADSKREQFRRYLEKSGVLDTLTKVLVALYEEPEKPNSALDFLKHHLGASAPENPEIEALRLEVAEMKEKYEAVLEENKNLKSKLAQYEPSQEEKHGE, from the exons ATGGCGCACTACAAG GCCGCGGACTCCAAGCGGGAGCAATTTCGTCGGTACCTGGAGAAGTCGGGGGTGCTGGACACGCTCACCAAGG tGTTGGTAGCCTTATATGAAGAGCCAGAGAAACCAAATAGTGCACTGGA CTTTCTGAAGCATCATCTAGGAGCTTCAGCTCCTGAAAATCCAGAAATAGAGGCACTTCGCTTGGAAGTggcagagatgaaagaaaaatatgaagctgtattggaagagaataaaaatctcaaaagtaAG CTGGCTCAGTATGAACCCTCTCAAGAAGAGAAGCATGGTGAATAG